The following are encoded together in the Macrobrachium nipponense isolate FS-2020 chromosome 14, ASM1510439v2, whole genome shotgun sequence genome:
- the LOC135226472 gene encoding LOW QUALITY PROTEIN: uncharacterized protein LOC135226472 (The sequence of the model RefSeq protein was modified relative to this genomic sequence to represent the inferred CDS: deleted 1 base in 1 codon; substituted 1 base at 1 genomic stop codon): MKCKVNESPSSGLGRPRTSLISAVHASSRNKINNNDVSAVRRSSRRATIERRIWAVPKKGNKFSGTTTTQSAKKKENIQSKRDRKHCSNDKIEVKSNNKNKGSSGTKRGVSPSGESEQPRKKAKKKLPGEVVKPASKTESSEAIDKTHTEEQSDKHFHNLDETVSNEGSSSIESSCTKVTLECETMENASQETFPDGDERTRGLDGLDDEKVDLADASEGINTDSKCDIGKEETLCIDDICLHKAVIVEVVSDYGRSDVKETYSTDLGREGXISEKVVSHKVLEVDGDIGKDRHKIDKSNSSSLDSSSPKDFWLDSKRDSVGSLLSDMDKYPIRPEKSRKCLNVEPKWTSVISSGIKGEGENFKVSLTTGVKAASILDSCSVKSMHKPSFDEGSDNSSIEGPSGLCEMRKKVDADKDTRSGSSLCVFSEPKPHVKNSPVTKSKDSFSKANRKDIILNGDALKTENKVKCDTLKVESKVKCDTLKVESKVKCDLQSIELGVLTDSDTVQNGFSKKPVLSEKQNVKLTGDKLGHSYSILVDVGDTKVAEKQPLNLQQINSGFDPGGVHRTELHLKDTKQVLSDTEISAGSPAHVNCKNSDKKTVKDSVTILTKPVGKTCKTLEVREGEFREEYNDKIIGTGKSSGICGSDSVHEGENACIPELDSSCKTGDSLKVCSQTKSCLVPLELDVSDMEVGEEGHVSLSVALAQLVNAGSPGEADGAETLTIHSAAALTQVSEERKEVVSEERKETLAEERKEMVTEERREVLTEEKKEVVEEIESDTEDQGKRELVNEEEIEEDEGKLFIKEDEEEEIVKLEDDPEAETECQKEEREAVERVNQLARDAVDPEEGDLVGSEETPHDSSVEKTTKVEGEVQPLNLQKPKKQIPPLIKISTRPPTIKTPLKCPECPMQFCTVRSLFWHFGLHGARSQDMSLPPILLQDLLVPWDKASTSRFLSQAQELLDKAEKSLQGQEIDKVSDAEKVLAGMGTHDIVPPLIFTSAASVSHITSTASVSQSSSSSSCDMNTSIDRFVEKDRTPPLLSSRHDDNSGSNVDVILKIPIPRLKRKLQALPPVKMDNKFVNILPKLPNKKLPISRSVQANHQSSLLGQSSSPPPQVTMQPSSSLDMVTVTPQPPIIPKITVIPNSNSQVHIQPLSSSGSLMPSQSVNKSQPVVSSQSLLSSQSLMSSNHLASSSQLGLSLPGTTNNKNSSTATHITLIPMDNIPAVSHSHQGSKSNSTSVRMIAPSQVSPPKVSNPLDGVVEKDGLVMINSNLALRIVSSLPTTLDTTTTTTNTTTIHPITNPSLNNLTILPQVDGGKSHTSLRETVKSPDILTIVPQVDLSKRLSLLKNTSSVSSTPTTSCTTTTTTAGSQVVKLYLLQSKESTLNVPKLKIPDAFKNLNGVEFKPLSIVNSKEKEIMDEEDTKDECSSSDEGNERSMVIADIKEEVEEDLMDPLSLCAVTMEDEHLELSNHASSLSQSSVSISTVDSDKAQTDKTELKRRGKTVKLDIVKYEARKYVCCFCNRRFGWSTDLKRHVILHTGERPFQCKVCPTAFTRKFLLQNHMKRMHPDKCKMSDLWP, from the exons ATGAAGTGCAAGGTGAATGAATCTCCAAGTAGTGGCTTAGGGAGACCTCGAACCAGCTTAATTTCAGCTGTTCATGCTTCTTCAAGGAATAAA ATTAACAACAATGATGTCAGTGCAGTCCGAAGGTCATCTAGGCGGGCTACGATTGAGCGCCGCATTTGGGCAGTGCCGAAGAAGGGGAATAAATTCAGTGGTACTACTACAACTCAAAGTgccaaaaagaaggaaaatattcaGAGTAAGAGAGACAGAAAACACTGTAGCAATGATAAGATAGAggtgaaaagtaataataaaaataaaggctcCAGTGGAACTAAACGTGGTGTCAGCCCCTCAGGGGAATCAGAACAACcaagaaaaaaagcaaagaaaaaattgCCAGGGGAAGTTGTAAAGCCTGCCAGTAAAACTGAATCTTCTGAGGCAATAGACAAGACACACACGGAAGAGCAGAGTGATAAACATTTCCATAATCTTGACGAAACCGTTTCAAACGAAGGCAGTTCCTCAATTGAGTCTAGTTGTACAAAAGTCACTTTAGAATGTGAAACCATGGAAAATGCCAGTCAAGAAACATTTCCTGATGGGGATGAAAGGACGAGAGGATTGGATGGTCTAGATGATGAAAAGGTTGACTTAGCTGATGCTTCTGAAGGAATAAATACTGACAGTAAATGTGATATAGGAAAGGAGGAAACATTGTGTATAGACGATATTTGTTTACATAAGGCTGTCATTGTGGAAGTAGTGTCAGATTATGGTAGATCTGATGTCAAGGAAACCTATTCTACAGATTTAGGCCGTGAAGGATGA ATTTCTGAAAAGGTGGTAAGTCATAAGGTACTTGAAGTGGATGGTGACATAGGTAAAGATAGacataaaattgataaaagtaaTAGTAGTAGTCTTGATTCCTCATCACCAAAGGATTTTTGGCTTGATAGTAAAAGAGATTCTGTTGGATCTTTGTTATCTGATATGGATAAGTACCCAATTCGACCAGAAAAGTCTAGGAAATGTTTGAATGTGGAACCTAAATGGACAAGTGTCATCAGCAGTGGAATCAAAGGTGAAGGTGAAAATTTTAAAGTGTCTCTAACCACAGGTGTGAAAGCTGCTTCCATTCTTGATAGTTGTTCTGTAAAGTCTATGCACAAGCCATCATTTGATGAAGGTTCAGATAATAGCTCCATTGAAGGGCCTTCAGGCCTTTGCGAAATGCGTAAAAAAGTTGACGCTGATAAAGATACTAGGAGTGGAAGTTCCCTTTGTGTCTTCTCAGAACCTAAGCCTCATGTAAAGAACAGTCCAGTCACGAAAAGCAAAGACAGCTTTTCAAAAGCAAATAGGAAGGATATAATTTTGAATGGTGATGCTTTAAAgactgaaaataaagtaaaatgtgaCACTTTAAAGGTTGAAAGTAAAGTAAAATGTGACACTTTAAAGGTTGAAAGTAAAGTAAAATGTGACCTACAGTCCATAGAATTGGGAGTTTTGACAGACAGTGATACAGTACAAAATGGGTTTAGCAAAAAACCTGTTTTATCAGAGAAACAGAATGTAAAACTCACAGGTGATAAACTGGGACATTCTTATAGTATTTTAGTGGATGTAGGTGATACTAAAGTTGCAGAAAAACAGCCTTTGAATTTACAACAAATTAACAGTGGCTTTGATCCTGGAGGTGTACATAGAACAGAATTGCACTTGAAAGACACTAAGCAGGTGCTCAGTGACACtgaaatcagtgcaggttcccctGCACATGTAAATTGTAAGAATTCTGATAAGAAAACAGTCAAAGATAGTGTAACCATTTTAACAAAACCTGTTGGTAAAACCTGCAAAACATTGGAAGTGAGAGAGGGTGAATTCAGAGAAGAGTACAATGACAAAATCATTGGAACCGGAAAGTCTAGTGGAATTTGTGGCAGTGATAGTGTGCATGAAGGTGAAAATGCATGCATTCCAGAATTGGACTCTAGTTGTAAAACAGGTGATAGTTTAAAGGTTTGCAGTCAAACCAAGAGTTGTCTTGTCCCACTGGAGTTAGATGTATCTGATATGGAAGTTGGTGAGGAAGGCCACGTATCACTGAGTGTAGCTCTTGCTCAGTTAGTTAACGCAGGCTCACCCGGTGAAGCTGATGGTGCTGAAACTCTTACTATTCACTCTGCTGCTGCTCTAACGCAAGTCagtgaagaaagaaaggaagtggtctctgaagaaaggaaggaaacacttgctgaagaaagaaaggaaatggtAACTGAAGAGAGACGGGAAGTGCtgacagaagaaaaaaaggaggttGTTGAAGAAATAGAGAGCGATACTGAAG ATCAAGGGAAAAGGGAGCTTGTTAATGAAGAGGAAATTGAAGAGGATGAAGGCAAACTTTTCATtaaagaggatgaagaagaggaaattgTTAAACTGGAGGATGACCCAGAAGCAGAGACTGAAtgccagaaagaagagagagaagctgtAGAGCGTG TGAACCAGCTAGCCCGGGATGCAGTAGATCCTGAGGAAGGAGACCTTGTGGGAAGTGAGGAAACTCCTCATGATTCTTCTGTAGAGAAAACCACAAAGGTTGAAGGGGAAGTGCAGCCACTAAATTTACAAAAACCAAAGAAACAGATTCCACCACTTATCAAGATTAGTACTCGACCTCCAA CCATCAAAACCCCTCTCAAGTGTCCCGAGTGCCCAATGCAGTTTTGTACTGTGCGGTCCCTCTTTTGGCATTTTGGGCTCCATGGAGCAAGATCACAAGATATGTCCCTGCCTCCCATTTTGCTGCAAGATCTTCTGGTGCCGTGGGACAAAGCTTCAACGTCACGCTTTCTGTCACAAGCACAGGAGCTGCTTGATAAAGCGGAAAAGTCACTGCAGGGTCAAGAAATAGACAAAGTAAGTGATGCAGAGAAAGTTCTGGCTGGGATGGGCACTCATGATATTGTGCCTCCCTTAATATTTACTTCAGCAGCCTCAGTGTCCCATATTACATCAACAGCATCTGTATCTcagtcgtcatcatcatcatcatgtgaTATGAATACAAGCATTGATAGGTTTGTCGAAAAGGATCGGACCCCTCCATTACTGTCTTCACGACATGATGACAATTCAGGAAGTAATGTAGATGTTATTTTAAAGATTCCTATACCAAGGCTTAAACGTAAACTTCAAGCCTTGCCACCTGTGAAAATGGACAACAAATTTGTTAATATTCTTCCAAAATTGCCGAATAAAAAACTCCCCATAAGTCGTTCTGTACAAGCCAATCATCAGTCTAGTTTGCTTGGGCAAAGTAGTTCACCTCCACCTCAGGTTACCATGCAACCAAGTTCTTCTCTGGATATGGTGACTGTAACTCCACAACCACCTATAATCCCCAAGATAACAGTGATACCGAATTCCAATTCTCAGGTCCACATACAGCCTTTGTCATCATCAGGAAGTTTGATGCCATCACAGTCAGTCAACAAATCACAGCCAGTTGTTTCCAGCCAGTCTCTTTTATCATCACAATCTTTGATGTCAAGTAACCATTTGGCATCATCCTCACAGTTAGGGTTGTCTCTTCCAGGTACAACTaataataagaactcttcaacagCTACTCATATCACACTGATACCAATGGATAACATCCCTGCTGTTAGTCACAGTCACCAGGGATCCAAATCTAATTCCACTTCAGTGCGAATGATTGCACCATCGCAGGTTTCTCCACCAAAAGTATCTAATCCTCTTGATGGAGTTGTAGAAAAAGATGGGTTAGTAATGATCAATTCCAATCTTGCTCTGAGAATAGTTTCCTCTCTACCCACCACACTCGACACAACAACCACTACAACGAATACAACCACTATTCATCCCATTACCAATCCTTCTCTAAATAACTTGACAATATTACCCCAAGTTGATGGAGGAAAGAGCCATACTTCTCTTAGGGAAACTGTCAAGAGCCCTGACATTTTAACTATAGTACCTCAGGTAGATTTGAGCAAAAGATTGTCTCTACTTAAAAATACATCATCTGTATCCAGTACGCCTACTACAAGTTGCACAACTACTACCACAACTGCAGGTTCCCAGGTGGTTAAATTGTACTTACTACAGTCAAAAGAGTCTACTCTGAACGTTCCCAAACTAAAGATACCTGATGCTTTTAAAAACCTTAATGGTGTGGAATTTAAACCGCTTAGCATAGTAAACAGTAAAGAAAAGGAAATCATGGATGAAGAAGATACAAAAGATGAATGTTCATCCAGTGACGAAGGTAATGAAAGGAGTATGGTAATTGCAGATAtcaaggaagaggttgaagaggATTTAATGGACCCTCTTAGTTTGTGTGCTGTGACCATGGAAGATGAACACTTAGAGTTGTCAAATCATGCCAGTTCTCTTAGTCAGTCAAGTGTTTCCATATCCACTGTGGACAGTGACAAGGCACAAACTGATAAGACAGAATTAAAGCGTCGGGGAAAGACAGTTAAGTTGGACATTGTAAAGTATGAGGCACGAAAATATGTTTGTTGCTTTTGCAATCGTAGGTTTGGCTGGTCTACAGATCTTAAGCGTCATGTGATTCTTCACACAGGCGAAAGACCTTTCCAGTGTAAAGTTTGTCCTACTGCTTTCACAAGAAAATTTCTTTTGCAGAATCACATGAAGCGAATGCATCCTGACAAATGTAAAATGTCAGATCTTTGGCCATAG